A genomic region of Gemmata massiliana contains the following coding sequences:
- a CDS encoding O-antigen ligase family protein — protein sequence MKQFALMALMMLTGTAGSVVLSPVYGIAVYYTFAVLRPQAIWDWVEVFGLRMSEISWSLPVALVTLVSTVAWRLKVWTPLAVSQPPWYGSPRFSRSHYLFLAFTAWISVTYFTAVRPDVAWPYFLEYAKIFVMFFCATLVLRTVRDLWVIYYVMIGCAVYIAYEVNFFYFAWGWLMLATRGYGGLDNNGAALIFAMAVPLCFFAWEAHTGRWRWAFLLVIPVLLHAVLLSFSRGAMLSLLVTSVPMFLRARNKRFVAAVYLVGAALVVAMAGKEIQERFFSIGQHDTDASAQARWVTWGIAVQMANERPIFGMGIRNSNLFTFQYGADIEGRTIHSQYLQTAADSGWVALALYGALLLSAFIGVWQARQFLRRFTDPESLKVRSLAAGVECALILFCFGAIFLSLEHFEMPYICVLLAVQLHAITRAMEVKLSPKLSGVPLTRPSSYPRPAAVPS from the coding sequence ATGAAGCAGTTCGCGCTCATGGCGCTGATGATGTTGACGGGGACGGCCGGCTCGGTCGTGCTCTCGCCCGTGTACGGCATCGCCGTGTACTACACGTTCGCTGTGCTGCGCCCGCAAGCGATCTGGGACTGGGTCGAGGTGTTCGGGCTGCGCATGTCCGAAATCAGTTGGTCGCTGCCGGTCGCGCTCGTCACGCTTGTGTCAACGGTCGCGTGGCGCCTGAAGGTGTGGACCCCGCTCGCGGTTTCACAGCCCCCGTGGTACGGCAGCCCCCGGTTCAGTCGCAGTCACTACCTGTTCCTTGCGTTCACCGCGTGGATCAGTGTTACCTACTTCACCGCGGTCCGGCCGGACGTTGCGTGGCCGTACTTTTTGGAGTACGCCAAGATCTTCGTGATGTTCTTTTGCGCCACGCTCGTGCTCCGCACGGTCCGCGATTTGTGGGTCATCTACTACGTGATGATCGGCTGCGCGGTGTACATCGCCTACGAGGTCAATTTCTTCTACTTCGCGTGGGGTTGGTTGATGCTGGCCACGCGCGGGTACGGCGGGCTGGACAACAACGGGGCCGCGCTCATTTTCGCGATGGCCGTGCCGCTGTGTTTCTTCGCGTGGGAGGCGCACACCGGTCGGTGGCGGTGGGCGTTCCTCCTGGTGATCCCGGTGCTCCTGCACGCGGTGCTGCTCTCGTTCTCGCGCGGCGCGATGCTCTCGCTGCTCGTGACATCGGTCCCGATGTTCCTCCGCGCCCGGAACAAGCGGTTCGTCGCCGCGGTGTACCTGGTCGGTGCCGCGCTCGTCGTCGCGATGGCCGGGAAGGAGATCCAGGAGCGGTTCTTCTCGATCGGGCAGCACGACACCGACGCGAGCGCCCAGGCCCGGTGGGTAACGTGGGGCATCGCGGTACAGATGGCCAACGAGCGCCCGATTTTCGGCATGGGCATCCGCAACTCGAACCTGTTCACCTTCCAGTACGGGGCCGACATCGAGGGGCGCACGATCCACAGTCAGTACCTCCAGACCGCGGCCGATAGCGGCTGGGTCGCGCTCGCGCTGTACGGCGCGCTGCTCCTGTCGGCGTTCATTGGGGTGTGGCAGGCCCGGCAGTTCCTGCGGCGGTTCACGGACCCAGAATCCCTGAAGGTGCGATCGCTCGCCGCGGGAGTGGAGTGCGCGCTGATCCTCTTCTGCTTCGGCGCGATCTTCCTTTCGCTCGAGCACTTCGAGATGCCGTACATTTGCGTCCTGCTCGCGGTGCAGTTGCACGCGATCACGCGCGCGATGGAGGTAAAACTCAGTCCCAAACTGTCCGGTGTACCGCTCACGCGACCGTCCTCGTACCCGCGGCCCGCGGCGGTGCCGTCGTGA
- a CDS encoding RIFT barrel domain-containing protein, translated as MEHVAELNVIAPAIGRGPVTTGVPFPRGALVDLQKLVLRDASGKAVRLQSRATDLWPDGSVRWALIDWIAEANAGPYRLGIGEPVAVEGPTVTVEEQDQLIEVNTGVLDLNIGIPGLFPFSDVRAHGVSAASPMTTIFGSEHAYCDNPETVVIEEAGPLRACVYLTGSLTRTGIRGDRDVKKQLGQRVVEPLGRFEARLHFFAGSAAVRIEFTIRNPRRATHPGGLWDLGDAGSVPLEGILFDCRFPGDEFDLRCSPEIGAPVEKFTAPFKLHQDSSGGENWRSTNHLNRKHEVTTTFRGYQLTSGESERTGLRATPIVTLTNRERAVGITMPHFWQNFPTRVTATRDSLTLRLLPRQSADSHELQGGEQKTWTFAVAFGPDATPEALEWFRQPARAFASPKWYCASGAIPYLSPKADDPNADYLKLVDAAIEGADTFDAKREKIDEYGWRHFGDIYGDHESVYHTGPQPMVSHYNNQYDPVAGFAYQLMRSGDPRWLRHMEELAAHVIDIDIYHTTQDKSAYNGGLFWHTYHYVDADTGTHRSYPRSLLQLKGMPGLDPNDPKAQRSKSVYALGGGPANEHNYTTGLMLHHFLTGSAASREAALGLARWVIDMDDGSKTVFRWLASGNTGYASQSRDAGYHGPGRGSGNSLSALVDGHRLSGDAAFLNKAEQLVRRCIHPNDDVPKRNLLDVENRWFYTMFLQALGKYLDHKAERDELDGMYAYARASLLHYARWMADHEVPTLSRPEILEYPNETWTAQDMRKSEVFKFAAKHAAGAEKTRFLERAEFFFRDSVSRLTAFETRTLARPVVLMLSFGYMHAHFQRHPEEAAPPPKIEVHDFGRPEVFVPQKVRAKKRAKLLVVGGAAIGLLSVVALVGWLLLK; from the coding sequence TTGGAACACGTCGCCGAACTCAACGTTATCGCGCCGGCCATCGGGCGCGGACCGGTCACCACGGGCGTCCCGTTCCCGCGGGGGGCGCTAGTCGATCTGCAAAAGCTCGTGCTCCGCGACGCTTCCGGAAAGGCCGTGCGCCTCCAATCGCGTGCGACCGACCTCTGGCCGGATGGCTCTGTGCGGTGGGCGCTGATCGACTGGATCGCGGAAGCGAACGCCGGGCCGTACCGCCTGGGCATCGGCGAACCGGTCGCGGTCGAGGGGCCAACGGTGACGGTGGAAGAACAAGACCAGTTGATCGAAGTAAACACGGGGGTGTTAGATCTGAATATCGGAATACCCGGCTTGTTTCCCTTTTCCGATGTGAGGGCGCACGGTGTCAGTGCGGCATCCCCAATGACCACGATTTTTGGGTCCGAGCACGCTTACTGTGACAATCCGGAAACGGTAGTGATCGAAGAAGCCGGCCCTTTGCGCGCGTGCGTCTATCTAACGGGGTCGTTAACACGAACCGGAATCCGCGGTGATCGGGATGTGAAAAAACAGCTCGGGCAGCGCGTAGTCGAGCCACTCGGAAGATTTGAGGCTCGGCTGCATTTCTTCGCGGGGTCCGCGGCTGTGCGGATCGAGTTCACCATTCGCAACCCGCGCCGCGCCACGCACCCAGGCGGATTATGGGATTTGGGTGATGCCGGCTCCGTTCCGTTGGAAGGGATTCTGTTCGATTGCAGATTTCCGGGCGACGAGTTCGATCTTCGATGTTCGCCTGAAATTGGGGCTCCCGTAGAGAAATTTACTGCACCATTTAAGTTGCATCAAGATTCGAGCGGTGGTGAGAACTGGCGCAGCACGAATCATCTCAATCGCAAGCACGAGGTGACGACCACATTTCGCGGGTACCAGTTGACATCCGGTGAATCGGAACGAACCGGGCTTCGCGCGACTCCGATTGTCACGCTGACGAATCGCGAGCGCGCGGTCGGGATTACCATGCCACACTTCTGGCAAAATTTCCCGACCCGGGTCACGGCTACGCGCGACTCACTCACACTACGTTTGCTTCCACGGCAATCCGCCGATTCTCATGAACTGCAAGGTGGAGAGCAGAAAACGTGGACGTTCGCGGTCGCGTTCGGGCCGGACGCGACTCCGGAAGCGCTGGAGTGGTTCCGGCAGCCGGCGCGGGCGTTCGCGTCGCCGAAATGGTACTGCGCGAGCGGGGCGATTCCCTACCTTTCGCCGAAGGCCGACGACCCGAACGCGGACTACCTGAAGCTCGTGGACGCGGCCATCGAAGGGGCCGACACATTCGACGCCAAGCGCGAGAAGATCGACGAGTACGGCTGGCGGCACTTCGGCGACATTTATGGCGACCACGAATCGGTCTACCACACGGGACCGCAGCCGATGGTATCGCATTACAATAATCAGTACGACCCAGTCGCGGGGTTCGCGTACCAACTGATGCGCAGCGGCGACCCGCGCTGGCTGCGGCACATGGAAGAACTCGCGGCTCACGTGATCGACATCGACATCTACCACACCACGCAAGACAAGTCCGCGTACAACGGCGGGCTGTTCTGGCACACCTATCACTACGTCGACGCCGATACGGGAACGCACCGGTCGTACCCGCGCTCACTGCTCCAATTAAAGGGGATGCCGGGGCTCGATCCGAACGACCCGAAGGCCCAGCGCTCCAAGAGCGTGTACGCGCTCGGCGGCGGACCCGCGAACGAGCACAACTACACCACTGGGCTGATGCTCCACCACTTCCTGACAGGAAGTGCCGCTTCGCGCGAAGCCGCGCTCGGTCTGGCGCGGTGGGTGATCGACATGGACGACGGGAGCAAGACCGTGTTCCGCTGGCTCGCGAGCGGTAACACCGGGTACGCGAGCCAGAGCCGTGACGCGGGCTATCATGGCCCCGGGCGCGGGTCGGGGAACTCGCTGTCGGCGCTGGTCGATGGTCACCGACTCAGTGGCGACGCGGCGTTTCTCAACAAAGCGGAGCAACTCGTTCGCCGCTGCATTCACCCGAACGACGACGTTCCGAAGCGCAACCTGCTCGATGTGGAGAACCGCTGGTTCTACACGATGTTTCTCCAGGCGCTCGGGAAGTACCTCGATCACAAAGCCGAACGCGACGAACTCGACGGGATGTACGCTTACGCGCGCGCGAGCCTGCTGCACTACGCGCGCTGGATGGCGGACCACGAAGTGCCGACGCTCTCGCGCCCGGAGATCCTCGAATACCCCAACGAAACCTGGACCGCACAGGACATGCGCAAGAGCGAGGTCTTCAAGTTTGCCGCGAAGCACGCGGCCGGTGCCGAGAAGACACGCTTCCTCGAACGCGCGGAGTTTTTCTTCCGCGACTCTGTGTCGCGCCTCACGGCGTTCGAGACGCGCACACTCGCGCGGCCCGTCGTGCTGATGCTGTCGTTTGGCTACATGCACGCACACTTCCAGCGCCACCCGGAAGAGGCCGCGCCGCCACCGAAGATCGAAGTACACGACTTCGGGCGCCCGGAAGTGTTCGTGCCACAGAAAGTGCGCGCCAAGAAGCGCGCGAAGCTGCTCGTGGTTGGTGGTGCGGCGATTGGGCTGCTCAGTGTGGTGGCCCTGGTGGGGTGGCTACTGCTGAAGTGA
- a CDS encoding L-lactate MFS transporter has product MAGPARAWAVTAAGTAVNLCLGILYGWSVWKAALVPQDKSLYGLPMTGLNEGWTYLTNAQGNWAYSVCGAVFALFMIPGGRLQDRYGAKIGATLGGLFLAVGCVVAGLMKSYEGLVIGFGVLGGIGMGLGYAAATPAAVKWFHSSRRGLIVGLVVAGYGAAAVYISPLADYLITNYGLTGSFVGLGIFFAVVVVVAGQLLSPPPPGYVAPIPAHVVDGPKLVTTNFSAGQMLRTWQFYALVFLFIGSAQSGLLVIANAKSLLTDAAGKTGFFARNAWLLVTFIGVVNATGRIGTGLYSDRIGRLNAYALNGLVSAACLLAAPWVIAEKNVLFLFVVIGVMAWQYGGTLAVLPALTADYYGPKNLGLNYGLVFAGWGGAFFVPQIASVIKDATERWDGAFYLSAGLLVTAVVASRIIRKPVSVAPGE; this is encoded by the coding sequence ATGGCAGGTCCGGCGCGGGCGTGGGCGGTGACCGCTGCGGGCACGGCCGTGAACTTGTGCCTCGGCATTCTGTACGGCTGGAGCGTGTGGAAAGCGGCGCTCGTGCCGCAGGACAAGTCGCTCTACGGTCTGCCGATGACTGGGCTGAACGAGGGCTGGACGTACCTCACCAACGCGCAAGGTAACTGGGCGTATTCCGTTTGTGGCGCCGTATTCGCGCTGTTCATGATCCCCGGCGGGCGACTCCAGGATCGTTACGGCGCGAAGATCGGCGCCACGCTCGGCGGGCTGTTCCTCGCGGTCGGGTGCGTCGTCGCGGGGCTGATGAAGAGTTACGAGGGGTTGGTCATTGGTTTCGGTGTGCTGGGCGGGATCGGTATGGGTCTCGGGTACGCCGCGGCCACGCCCGCGGCGGTGAAGTGGTTCCACAGCAGCCGGCGCGGGTTGATCGTCGGGCTGGTCGTGGCGGGGTACGGGGCCGCGGCCGTCTACATTTCTCCGCTCGCGGACTACCTCATCACGAATTACGGTCTAACGGGTAGTTTCGTGGGATTGGGGATCTTCTTCGCGGTCGTGGTGGTAGTCGCGGGGCAGCTCCTTAGTCCTCCGCCGCCCGGGTACGTAGCGCCGATTCCGGCCCACGTTGTTGACGGACCGAAGCTGGTCACCACCAATTTCAGCGCGGGGCAGATGCTCCGCACCTGGCAGTTCTACGCGCTCGTGTTTCTGTTCATCGGGTCCGCGCAGTCGGGGCTGCTCGTCATCGCCAATGCAAAGTCGCTCCTTACGGACGCGGCCGGTAAAACGGGGTTCTTCGCCCGGAACGCCTGGCTCCTCGTCACCTTCATCGGCGTCGTGAACGCAACCGGGCGCATCGGCACTGGGCTGTACTCCGATCGCATCGGACGACTCAACGCCTACGCCCTGAACGGGCTGGTGTCCGCCGCGTGCCTCCTCGCCGCGCCGTGGGTGATTGCCGAAAAGAACGTCCTCTTCCTGTTTGTGGTGATCGGGGTTATGGCGTGGCAGTACGGCGGTACGCTCGCGGTGCTCCCCGCGCTGACGGCCGACTATTACGGCCCGAAGAACCTGGGCCTGAATTACGGGCTGGTGTTCGCGGGCTGGGGGGGCGCGTTCTTCGTCCCGCAGATCGCGAGTGTCATCAAGGACGCGACGGAGCGGTGGGACGGGGCGTTCTACCTGTCGGCAGGACTGCTCGTAACGGCTGTAGTGGCGAGCCGCATAATCCGCAAGCCGGTTTCAGTCGCGCCTGGGGAGTGA
- a CDS encoding DUF3307 domain-containing protein encodes MLLALLFFLIAGHALMDYSLQNDSMAVCKCRKSTSPLAVSVPWYYWLTSHALLHGAAVGVLFRWMNFDWNVVVAVALAETVIHWITDYGKCEKWYSLHVDQAVHVTCKIIWWGLVAGEVVKPIGG; translated from the coding sequence ATGTTGTTAGCGCTGCTGTTCTTTTTGATCGCCGGGCACGCGCTGATGGACTATTCGTTGCAGAACGACTCGATGGCGGTGTGCAAGTGCCGGAAGTCCACCAGCCCGCTCGCGGTGAGTGTGCCGTGGTACTATTGGCTCACCTCGCACGCGCTCCTGCACGGGGCCGCGGTCGGGGTCCTTTTTCGGTGGATGAACTTCGACTGGAACGTGGTCGTGGCTGTCGCCCTGGCGGAAACCGTGATTCACTGGATCACCGACTACGGCAAGTGCGAGAAGTGGTATTCCCTGCACGTCGATCAGGCCGTTCACGTCACCTGTAAAATCATTTGGTGGGGGCTCGTCGCGGGCGAGGTCGTCAAGCCGATCGGGGGCTAA
- a CDS encoding efflux RND transporter periplasmic adaptor subunit, with amino-acid sequence MLHANRRPGGASTTALAVAAALVVGGIAGYFLAGRANKPGGASDGGTNGESASRDRVTALARLQPEGGVVPVYGPPGDRIAKMYPVPTGAPLAAGAPIAELASRKDRLLEVQVARTQLTEATTARDASKRAGEKKIQAAEAELNQAKANKVSDLAALDAKLKAVGLQAKTAAKQAERVKGLRGKVTTVADEDIEKVELLQAQADAELAATQATRDKTRITYEETEKAAQAKIDAAKAELEEGMARAPIKSSEEKVALAEQMAEMTIIKAPISGTVLKVIGRTGQPTGVEPILQIADLSKMTAVAEVYESDVERLTGWVRSGPVAAEVTNPALPKPLKGAVRSESDIARMIARNQVFAMGPREDADRRVVEVVVHLDDAGAGDAGRLVGLQVTVALTPGK; translated from the coding sequence ATGCTGCACGCCAATCGCCGCCCCGGGGGCGCATCGACCACCGCGCTGGCCGTGGCCGCGGCCCTCGTGGTCGGCGGAATCGCGGGCTACTTCCTCGCGGGACGCGCTAACAAGCCGGGTGGCGCCTCCGACGGGGGTACGAACGGCGAGTCCGCTTCGCGCGACCGCGTTACCGCGCTCGCGCGCCTCCAGCCGGAGGGCGGGGTTGTTCCGGTTTACGGTCCGCCCGGGGACCGCATCGCGAAAATGTACCCCGTTCCCACCGGCGCGCCGCTCGCGGCCGGTGCCCCAATCGCCGAACTCGCGAGCCGCAAGGACCGGCTGCTCGAAGTTCAGGTCGCCAGAACACAACTCACCGAAGCAACGACCGCTCGGGACGCGAGCAAGCGGGCGGGCGAGAAGAAGATTCAGGCCGCGGAAGCCGAACTGAATCAGGCCAAAGCGAACAAGGTCAGCGACCTCGCCGCACTCGACGCCAAACTGAAGGCCGTCGGCCTGCAAGCGAAGACCGCGGCGAAGCAGGCCGAGCGCGTGAAGGGGTTGAGGGGCAAAGTCACAACTGTGGCCGACGAGGATATCGAGAAGGTCGAACTGCTTCAGGCACAGGCCGACGCCGAACTCGCCGCGACGCAGGCCACACGCGACAAAACCCGAATCACCTACGAGGAAACGGAGAAGGCCGCGCAAGCAAAGATCGACGCGGCGAAGGCCGAACTGGAAGAGGGTATGGCCCGAGCGCCGATCAAGTCCTCCGAGGAAAAGGTCGCGCTCGCAGAGCAGATGGCCGAAATGACCATCATCAAAGCTCCGATATCGGGCACCGTGCTGAAGGTAATCGGGCGCACCGGGCAACCAACGGGCGTGGAACCGATCCTTCAGATCGCGGACCTCAGCAAGATGACGGCGGTGGCAGAGGTGTACGAGAGCGACGTGGAACGGCTGACCGGTTGGGTTCGTTCGGGACCGGTCGCGGCGGAGGTCACGAACCCGGCCCTGCCGAAGCCGTTGAAAGGCGCCGTTCGTTCGGAGTCGGATATCGCGCGCATGATCGCGCGCAACCAGGTATTCGCGATGGGGCCGCGCGAGGACGCCGACCGGCGCGTGGTGGAGGTCGTCGTTCACCTCGACGACGCGGGCGCCGGCGACGCGGGCCGGCTCGTCGGGCTGCAAGTGACGGTCGCGCTCACGCCGGGGAAATGA
- a CDS encoding DUF5690 family protein produces the protein MIAPESPRGLTARLTVAPRWLFALYAGGAAFTAYFCMYGLRKPFDTVTFTGEKFLGTPIDLKTACVLGQILGYVVSKYVGVRVCAEAGRSQRTWLLLGAGVWSELALVAFAFAPAPLRPLAMFANGLPLGVVWGFLVRYLEGRRTSDLLLVMLSGSFVIAGAATKDFGMYLYTVQGVAELWVPALAGAVFLVPYLIAVRLLHALPVPDAHDELARSPRPSLNAAGRRAFLARIGAGFVFLVVAYFLLTAYRDFRDHYGREILQAMGCERSPGVFVRTDRWALVTTLCALGLLNLIGNHHRAIVAVFALILTGFAVIAGSTLAYRAGHLDGIEWLSAVGIGLYLAYVPFGTVLFERVVAAARFPGTSVFAVQLADGVGYTGSVLLQLYRDLVHADMDRLAFFVPLSLVVAVVGAACAVIGGLAVGRRLS, from the coding sequence GTGATCGCGCCGGAATCGCCCCGCGGGTTGACCGCCCGGCTCACCGTCGCCCCGCGCTGGCTGTTCGCGCTCTACGCGGGCGGGGCCGCGTTCACAGCGTACTTCTGTATGTACGGGCTCCGCAAACCGTTCGATACTGTCACGTTTACAGGCGAGAAGTTCCTCGGCACCCCGATCGATCTGAAGACCGCGTGCGTGCTCGGCCAGATCCTCGGATATGTTGTGTCGAAGTACGTCGGCGTTCGGGTGTGCGCGGAAGCGGGCCGCTCGCAGCGCACGTGGTTACTGTTGGGCGCGGGGGTGTGGTCGGAACTCGCGCTCGTGGCGTTCGCGTTCGCCCCCGCCCCTCTGCGGCCGCTCGCGATGTTCGCCAACGGATTGCCGTTGGGTGTCGTGTGGGGCTTCCTCGTCCGGTACCTCGAAGGCCGGCGCACGAGCGACCTGCTCCTGGTGATGCTGAGTGGGTCGTTCGTGATCGCGGGCGCGGCCACCAAAGATTTCGGGATGTACCTGTATACCGTGCAGGGCGTCGCGGAACTGTGGGTGCCCGCGCTGGCCGGCGCGGTGTTCCTCGTGCCGTACCTGATCGCCGTGCGGTTGCTCCACGCGCTCCCCGTTCCTGACGCGCACGACGAACTCGCACGCAGCCCCCGCCCGAGCCTGAACGCGGCCGGCCGACGGGCGTTCTTGGCTCGCATCGGGGCCGGGTTCGTGTTCCTGGTCGTCGCGTATTTTCTGCTTACTGCGTACCGCGATTTCCGCGACCACTACGGCCGCGAGATCCTTCAGGCGATGGGCTGCGAGCGCTCGCCGGGCGTGTTCGTGCGCACCGATCGCTGGGCACTGGTGACGACCCTGTGCGCGCTCGGGCTGTTGAACCTGATCGGCAATCACCACCGGGCGATCGTCGCGGTCTTCGCGCTGATCCTGACGGGGTTCGCGGTGATTGCCGGCTCGACGCTCGCGTACCGCGCCGGGCACCTGGACGGGATCGAGTGGCTGTCGGCCGTCGGGATCGGGCTGTACCTCGCTTACGTGCCGTTCGGTACGGTCCTGTTCGAGCGCGTGGTGGCCGCGGCCCGGTTCCCCGGTACGTCGGTGTTCGCGGTGCAACTGGCGGACGGAGTCGGGTACACCGGATCGGTTCTGTTGCAGCTTTACCGGGACTTGGTCCACGCGGACATGGACCGGCTCGCGTTCTTCGTCCCGCTCTCACTCGTCGTGGCCGTGGTCGGTGCGGCGTGCGCTGTCATCGGTGGGCTAGCCGTCGGGCGGAGGCTGAGTTGA
- a CDS encoding sugar phosphate isomerase/epimerase family protein, translating into MSANEAVADAPAASKHTFGYCLNTSTVRDKDGKSRPITDLIEIAAKAGYDAFEPWTSEVEAYIKGGGTLKELRKRIADAGLKVADLIGFSEWIVEDAERRKRGLEQAKRDMEWAAEIGCPRVAAPPVGATGGMSKRDDPKFTQPIIDLVAAADRYRALLDLGQKMGVTPVVEVWGFSKTLRRLGEALLVAVECGDARGCVLPDVYHLYKGGSDFSGLPLLSASAIGIFHVNDYPKIERDRINDADRVYPGDGIAPLKEVFAALRKMNYTGFVSLELFNRDYWKQDPHEVAKTGLAKMKAVAG; encoded by the coding sequence ATGAGCGCGAACGAAGCTGTTGCAGACGCCCCCGCCGCGTCGAAGCACACGTTCGGGTACTGCCTGAACACGAGCACCGTGCGCGACAAGGACGGGAAATCGCGCCCGATCACCGATCTGATCGAGATCGCGGCGAAGGCGGGTTACGATGCCTTCGAGCCCTGGACATCAGAGGTAGAAGCGTACATAAAGGGCGGCGGGACGCTCAAGGAACTGCGGAAGCGAATTGCCGACGCGGGTCTCAAGGTGGCCGACCTGATCGGCTTCTCGGAGTGGATCGTTGAGGACGCCGAGCGCCGCAAACGGGGGTTAGAACAGGCGAAGCGCGACATGGAGTGGGCGGCGGAAATCGGGTGCCCGCGGGTCGCGGCCCCGCCCGTCGGTGCGACCGGTGGTATGAGCAAGCGCGACGACCCGAAGTTCACGCAGCCCATCATCGATCTCGTCGCCGCGGCCGATCGCTACCGGGCGCTGCTCGACCTCGGGCAGAAAATGGGCGTGACGCCCGTTGTGGAGGTGTGGGGCTTCTCGAAGACGCTCCGGCGCCTGGGCGAAGCGCTCCTCGTCGCGGTCGAGTGCGGGGACGCACGCGGGTGCGTGCTGCCGGACGTGTACCACCTCTACAAGGGCGGGTCCGATTTCTCGGGGCTGCCGCTCCTCTCCGCGTCCGCGATCGGCATCTTCCACGTCAACGACTACCCCAAGATCGAGCGCGACAGGATCAACGACGCGGACCGCGTGTACCCCGGCGACGGCATCGCCCCACTGAAGGAGGTGTTCGCGGCGCTGCGCAAGATGAATTACACCGGCTTCGTTTCGCTCGAACTGTTCAACCGCGACTACTGGAAGCAAGACCCGCACGAGGTCGCAAAGACCGGCCTCGCGAAGATGAAAGCGGTGGCCGGGTGA
- a CDS encoding sulfurtransferase: MMTTLLLAVHFAGAEPPANYPAPNMLIEVNDPKLKDFRVLDTRAKAKYEVGHVPGAVRADAGPWAKAVLANKADTEFWKAELVKVGVAPTKPVVVYSDDVRDSARAWWMLKLAGVPDARILNGGWKAYTAAKLPEEKAETVATAEPHNWKPDPNRLADKKHVLDQLKGGSTCVDARTKEEFTGEKALAKKGGHVPGATHLEWVELLDPKTDKFLPPKDLIKLVKDRNIDLDKPAVTYCQGGGRAAVLAFGLELAGAKNVRNYYPSWGEWGNSDDTPIESKKK, translated from the coding sequence ATGATGACGACACTGCTGCTCGCTGTCCACTTCGCGGGGGCCGAACCACCCGCGAATTACCCGGCGCCGAACATGCTGATCGAAGTGAACGACCCGAAGCTGAAGGACTTCCGCGTGCTCGATACGCGGGCCAAAGCGAAGTACGAAGTCGGGCACGTTCCGGGCGCGGTGCGCGCGGATGCCGGACCGTGGGCGAAAGCGGTTCTCGCGAACAAAGCGGACACGGAGTTCTGGAAGGCCGAACTCGTCAAAGTTGGCGTAGCGCCCACGAAGCCCGTAGTCGTTTACTCGGACGACGTGCGCGATTCGGCGCGCGCGTGGTGGATGCTGAAACTGGCCGGGGTGCCGGACGCGCGCATCCTGAACGGTGGCTGGAAGGCGTACACGGCCGCAAAGTTGCCCGAGGAGAAGGCCGAGACGGTGGCGACGGCCGAACCGCACAACTGGAAGCCGGACCCGAACCGCCTCGCGGACAAGAAGCACGTTCTCGACCAACTGAAGGGCGGGAGCACGTGCGTGGACGCCCGCACAAAGGAAGAATTTACCGGCGAGAAGGCGCTCGCGAAAAAAGGCGGGCACGTCCCCGGCGCCACTCACCTCGAATGGGTCGAACTCCTCGACCCGAAAACCGACAAGTTCCTCCCGCCCAAGGATCTCATCAAGCTGGTGAAGGACCGCAACATCGACCTCGACAAGCCGGCCGTCACGTACTGTCAGGGCGGCGGGCGCGCCGCGGTGCTGGCGTTCGGGTTGGAGCTGGCCGGCGCCAAGAACGTGCGCAACTACTACCCGAGTTGGGGCGAGTGGGGCAACTCGGACGACACGCCCATAGAAAGCAAGAAGAAGTAG